One Paraburkholderia agricolaris genomic region harbors:
- a CDS encoding NUDIX hydrolase, translating to MMKTYHPHPDEHGKPVVLKSPSRPTTLDTWSDAQAVATVTPGGPMPSVLNGAPLGSWSAPHTWEGWASVAGQLEFDEPAFACPPGKKEAAGVVIVEPDGRVWVVAPSNGYAGYTVTFPKGRVEKGLPRQANAIREAYEEAGLKVEITGFLADSSRSMTYTRYYLAKRVDGTPADMGWESQAVHLVPVEKLNGMLNHPNDMHLIEAIRAAVKRETSKSSEYHWTNDSYWTEALDRYIKLREVGTRELAIDLDRVETVIFNGDGPAYKTMDAMVSVREREGYEGFKDAPRIVCALLELLAHPRGSQTERPE from the coding sequence ATGATGAAGACTTATCACCCGCACCCCGATGAACATGGCAAGCCTGTAGTGCTCAAGAGCCCGAGCAGGCCGACGACGCTGGACACCTGGTCGGACGCCCAAGCCGTCGCGACCGTCACGCCAGGCGGGCCGATGCCTTCTGTCCTGAATGGAGCACCTCTCGGTTCCTGGTCGGCGCCCCATACGTGGGAGGGATGGGCGTCGGTTGCGGGACAGCTGGAGTTCGATGAGCCTGCGTTCGCATGCCCTCCCGGCAAAAAAGAAGCGGCTGGTGTCGTGATTGTTGAACCGGACGGCCGTGTCTGGGTGGTGGCGCCGTCCAATGGCTATGCAGGCTATACGGTGACATTTCCTAAGGGACGAGTCGAGAAGGGGCTCCCGAGGCAGGCAAACGCCATCCGGGAGGCCTACGAAGAAGCTGGTCTGAAAGTGGAAATCACGGGATTTCTTGCGGACTCATCCCGCTCGATGACCTACACTCGCTACTACTTAGCCAAGCGCGTAGACGGAACGCCTGCAGACATGGGGTGGGAATCCCAGGCGGTGCATCTGGTGCCAGTCGAGAAACTCAATGGGATGCTGAATCATCCCAACGACATGCACCTGATTGAGGCCATCAGGGCCGCCGTAAAGCGCGAAACGTCGAAGAGCAGCGAGTATCACTGGACCAATGATTCGTACTGGACGGAAGCGCTCGACCGCTATATAAAACTTCGGGAAGTCGGCACGCGCGAACTTGCTATCGACCTCGATAGGGTTGAAACCGTCATCTTCAATGGAGACGGCCCGGCGTACAAGACAATGGATGCCATGGTATCGGTTCGTGAACGCGAAGGCTATGAGGGCTTCAAGGATGCACCGCGCATTGTGTGCGCATTGCTGGAACTGCTCGCACATCCACGTGGAAGTCAAACAGAGCGGCCCGAATGA
- a CDS encoding helix-turn-helix transcriptional regulator — translation MAKLDSEILAVLPTRRSQQQWLTTPEVAAALRRAGIEVAHIKTVQRRLEVLLEQGVVEHRRPGKAIEWQRKEGASGIAAKAGSMMTFDEALALQVLKQFAARQIPTLVSSSLDGLFDAARERLARGATHEGRRHANWHRKVAVVDGGFQVIRPPIEETVFQAVSQALFAEQLLEICYRARSNPTREAVPQAVMPLGLVEAGEMVYLVAKPPGKPAAAMYRLDRMQSAAIRLESFTYPRDFSLSTYIEDERHFDFFPQGEIQVALRFARDACHAVIETPLSSDQTVENDDDGWVTIRATVMLSDRLHWWIRAFGPYVEVLEPATLRQQFAEEAKSAHALYFGARGAAQ, via the coding sequence ATGGCCAAGCTTGATTCCGAGATTCTTGCCGTATTGCCAACCCGGCGTTCGCAGCAGCAATGGCTCACAACACCGGAGGTCGCGGCAGCGCTAAGGCGCGCGGGCATCGAAGTCGCCCACATCAAGACGGTGCAGAGGCGACTTGAGGTCCTGCTTGAACAGGGTGTAGTGGAGCACCGACGCCCTGGGAAAGCCATCGAATGGCAAAGAAAGGAAGGCGCGAGTGGCATCGCAGCGAAGGCCGGCTCGATGATGACGTTCGACGAAGCGCTTGCGCTACAGGTGCTAAAGCAATTTGCGGCGCGTCAGATACCTACTCTGGTCAGCTCATCCCTGGATGGCCTGTTCGACGCGGCCCGCGAAAGGCTGGCGCGAGGTGCCACGCACGAAGGCCGACGTCATGCGAACTGGCATCGAAAGGTGGCTGTGGTCGACGGAGGATTTCAGGTCATCCGGCCGCCGATTGAGGAAACCGTGTTCCAGGCCGTGTCCCAGGCCCTCTTCGCCGAACAGTTGCTGGAGATATGCTATCGGGCGAGGTCGAATCCCACGAGAGAGGCCGTCCCCCAGGCTGTCATGCCTCTCGGACTCGTAGAGGCTGGCGAGATGGTCTATCTCGTTGCAAAGCCGCCTGGCAAACCCGCTGCCGCCATGTATCGGCTTGACCGCATGCAAAGCGCCGCAATCCGGCTCGAATCATTCACCTATCCGCGGGACTTCTCGCTTTCCACATATATCGAGGACGAGCGGCATTTTGATTTTTTCCCGCAAGGCGAGATTCAGGTCGCTCTTCGCTTCGCACGTGACGCCTGCCATGCCGTCATCGAAACACCGCTATCTTCGGACCAGACAGTCGAGAATGACGACGATGGCTGGGTCACGATACGTGCCACGGTAATGCTCAGCGACCGCCTCCATTGGTGGATTCGCGCGTTCGGGCCGTACGTCGAAGTTCTTGAGCCGGCGACACTACGTCAACAATTCGCCGAGGAAGCGAAGAGCGCCCATGCGCTGTACTTTGGAGCCCGCGGAGCAGCGCAGTAA
- a CDS encoding cyclic-phosphate processing receiver domain-containing protein, producing MALDKMTNDCYRLFIDDLRDPVSSSWVIARTSAEAVAMLEARGCPSEISFDHDLGGDDTAMTVVKRLIEMDLDAEGRFIPEKFIFSVHSANPVGRNNIVGLLRSYLQHRARPPGEL from the coding sequence GTGGCGCTGGACAAAATGACAAACGATTGCTATCGACTATTCATCGACGACCTCCGCGACCCCGTGTCATCTTCATGGGTAATTGCTCGCACGTCCGCGGAGGCCGTGGCGATGCTGGAAGCCCGTGGATGTCCGAGCGAGATATCTTTCGACCATGACCTCGGAGGCGACGATACGGCGATGACTGTCGTCAAGCGGCTCATAGAAATGGACCTCGATGCCGAAGGCCGGTTTATCCCCGAGAAATTCATATTTTCTGTGCATAGCGCCAATCCCGTCGGCAGAAACAACATCGTCGGGCTTTTACGTTCCTACCTGCAGCATCGCGCACGACCTCCGGGCGAACTTTGA
- a CDS encoding uracil-DNA glycosylase, whose amino-acid sequence MNYSDYEGDRPKLLGDPAAKAVRITLLREPHIAPLTDFVEELRHEAGPGAAIPDFDPWDAGVTAEVLFLLEAPGAKAVASSFISRNNPDETAKNMFELNRDVGIARKRSLLWNAVPWYIGEEDRTRIRAATAKDLESGLKPLPRLIEMLPNLRAVVFMGEKAQKARPQVEQLRPDLALFSSPHPSPLFVNNHPGNRDIILGVLREVAKHLDGSPKAAAMLTASAKTCPAVSDKLPQPQTVAGCVSAVLKSLSALAQPSQGEGETLSPCFAQEIAALRKPLELLGVAPE is encoded by the coding sequence ATGAACTACAGTGACTATGAGGGCGACCGCCCTAAATTGCTCGGCGACCCAGCCGCCAAGGCTGTTCGAATCACGCTGCTGCGCGAACCGCACATTGCGCCGCTCACGGATTTTGTGGAGGAGCTTAGGCATGAAGCGGGACCAGGAGCGGCAATTCCCGACTTTGACCCGTGGGATGCTGGGGTAACCGCTGAAGTTCTTTTTTTGCTCGAGGCGCCCGGTGCCAAAGCCGTCGCGTCCAGCTTCATTTCACGTAACAACCCAGACGAGACCGCGAAGAACATGTTCGAGCTGAATCGCGATGTCGGCATTGCTCGTAAGCGGTCCCTGCTCTGGAACGCTGTTCCCTGGTACATCGGCGAAGAAGACAGAACGCGTATTCGAGCTGCCACGGCAAAAGACCTGGAGAGCGGACTCAAACCGCTTCCTCGCCTGATTGAAATGCTTCCGAATTTGCGTGCTGTTGTGTTCATGGGCGAAAAAGCACAGAAGGCGCGACCGCAGGTCGAGCAACTTCGCCCAGACCTTGCCCTTTTTTCGTCACCACATCCAAGTCCATTGTTCGTTAACAACCACCCGGGCAATCGCGACATTATTCTTGGCGTGCTGCGGGAAGTTGCGAAGCATCTCGACGGTTCTCCAAAAGCGGCGGCGATGCTGACTGCGTCGGCCAAGACTTGCCCGGCTGTGTCGGATAAGTTGCCGCAGCCTCAAACAGTCGCAGGTTGCGTCAGCGCTGTGCTTAAATCGCTCTCGGCCCTCGCCCAGCCGTCTCAGGGGGAGGGCGAAACCTTGTCGCCTTGTTTTGCTCAGGAAATTGCAGCTCTACGGAAGCCGCTGGAGCTTCTCGGCGTGGCTCCCGAATAA
- a CDS encoding GTPase family protein has translation MTFSVMFNGAYFIKEIIMLSWTEGLAEENQEKLVKEIGEQIKKIRSYTPKVGVFGNSGVGKSSLCNALFGKDVAKISDVEACTRKPQEILVGSEDGKSGIKLIDVPGIGEDPTHQKEYTALYKSLVPELDLVLWAIKADDRNYASGLDAYAEVFELENSPPVIFVITQTDKTNDLEDWDHQEYRPGGTQLGNIAIKENDVSKRFDVSTKCIISIAVSKKGKSYNLASLVNMVVEVLPNEKKYSFTREAKEENVSEEARKNAEKGIWDSVKEMAGEAWDVVKDKVIDAVIASAPKIISSVGRWLKSWF, from the coding sequence GTGACCTTCTCTGTCATGTTTAATGGTGCCTATTTCATAAAGGAGATAATAATGCTGTCGTGGACCGAGGGGCTGGCTGAAGAAAATCAAGAGAAGCTAGTTAAAGAAATTGGTGAGCAAATCAAAAAAATTCGCTCCTACACGCCTAAGGTTGGTGTTTTTGGAAATTCGGGTGTAGGGAAGTCCAGCCTTTGTAATGCTCTTTTCGGAAAAGACGTCGCAAAAATTAGTGATGTCGAAGCCTGCACCAGAAAGCCGCAAGAAATTCTTGTTGGCAGTGAGGATGGGAAGAGTGGAATTAAGTTGATTGATGTTCCTGGTATTGGGGAGGACCCAACTCATCAAAAGGAATACACTGCCCTTTATAAAAGCCTGGTTCCAGAGTTGGACTTGGTCTTGTGGGCGATTAAGGCTGATGACAGAAACTATGCCTCTGGACTCGACGCTTATGCGGAAGTTTTCGAGCTCGAGAATTCCCCGCCAGTCATCTTTGTTATCACACAAACAGATAAGACCAACGATTTGGAGGATTGGGACCATCAGGAATACAGGCCGGGTGGAACTCAGTTGGGGAACATTGCAATCAAGGAAAATGACGTTTCCAAGCGTTTTGATGTGTCAACGAAATGCATTATTTCTATTGCTGTATCAAAGAAAGGTAAGTCTTACAACTTGGCATCGCTTGTTAATATGGTTGTGGAGGTGCTCCCAAACGAAAAAAAGTACTCGTTTACAAGAGAGGCAAAAGAGGAAAACGTAAGCGAGGAGGCAAGAAAAAACGCTGAAAAGGGTATTTGGGATTCAGTCAAAGAGATGGCTGGTGAGGCATGGGATGTTGTAAAAGATAAGGTGATTGATGCAGTAATTGCTTCTGCGCCAAAAATTATCTCCTCCGTAGGGAGGTGGCTGAAGAGCTGGTTCTAG